In Rhizobium sp. ZPR4, a genomic segment contains:
- a CDS encoding NAD(P)/FAD-dependent oxidoreductase: protein MTHDVIVIGGSYAGMAAALQLLRARRKVLVIDAGKRRNRFAEESHGFLGQDGVNPGEIARKAREQLSVYPTLTWIEGMAEKAEGEKDAFVVTTADGARHDGRRLLFATGVSDTLPEIEGLGERWGKSIFHCPYCHGYELDQGHIGCIATGPMSVHQAQLLPEWGEVTLFLNGSFVPDEAQLTDLAARGVTIEAAPITRLEGKADVRLADGRLLPFAGLFTATRVSPASPIAERLGCAIEETLFGTQIQTDTTKETTVSGAFACGDAARIPHSVSLAVGDGAWAGAQLHRSLVF, encoded by the coding sequence TGGTCATCGACGCCGGCAAGCGCCGCAATCGTTTCGCCGAGGAATCCCACGGCTTTCTCGGCCAGGATGGCGTCAACCCCGGCGAGATCGCCCGCAAGGCGCGCGAGCAGCTTTCCGTCTATCCGACGTTGACCTGGATCGAGGGCATGGCCGAAAAGGCCGAGGGCGAGAAGGATGCCTTTGTCGTCACCACGGCGGACGGTGCGCGTCACGACGGTCGGCGCCTTCTCTTCGCGACCGGTGTTTCCGATACCTTGCCCGAGATCGAGGGCCTCGGCGAACGCTGGGGCAAGAGCATCTTCCATTGCCCCTATTGCCATGGCTACGAGCTCGATCAGGGCCATATCGGCTGCATCGCCACCGGACCGATGTCGGTGCATCAGGCACAGTTGCTGCCGGAATGGGGCGAGGTGACGCTGTTCCTCAATGGCAGCTTTGTCCCTGATGAGGCGCAGCTCACCGATCTCGCCGCGCGCGGCGTAACGATCGAGGCGGCACCGATCACAAGGCTGGAAGGAAAGGCCGACGTGCGTCTTGCCGATGGACGCCTGCTGCCGTTTGCCGGGCTTTTCACCGCGACGCGCGTGTCGCCCGCGAGCCCGATTGCCGAGCGGCTCGGCTGCGCGATCGAGGAAACGCTGTTCGGAACGCAGATCCAGACCGACACCACGAAGGAAACCACCGTCTCGGGCGCCTTTGCCTGTGGCGATGCCGCCCGTATCCCGCATTCGGTGTCGCTTGCGGTCGGTGATGGCGCCTGGGCCGGCGCGCAGCTGCATCGTTCGCTGGTGTTCTGA
- a CDS encoding DUF1772 domain-containing protein, with amino-acid sequence MRLLFNILAISGSAMFAGVMLTIAVTLGGYWKSLPPSEFLDWFGQNGEFIVRSIPLVVAPTLIGLAGSLWLGWSENGARALWIGATVCIAAVLILTAAWFLPTNAQFAAKLVPLDKVPARLDTWLMIHNVRIALATIASVLGIVAISR; translated from the coding sequence ATGCGGCTCCTCTTCAACATTCTCGCCATCTCGGGTTCGGCGATGTTTGCCGGCGTCATGCTGACGATTGCGGTGACGCTCGGCGGATATTGGAAAAGCCTTCCGCCGTCCGAGTTCCTCGACTGGTTCGGCCAAAACGGCGAGTTCATCGTGCGCTCGATTCCTCTTGTCGTCGCGCCGACGCTCATCGGTCTGGCCGGTTCGCTGTGGCTTGGCTGGAGCGAGAACGGGGCAAGAGCATTATGGATCGGAGCGACGGTGTGCATCGCCGCCGTTCTCATTCTCACCGCCGCCTGGTTCCTGCCGACCAATGCACAATTTGCGGCAAAGCTGGTTCCTCTGGATAAGGTTCCCGCCAGGCTCGATACATGGCTGATGATCCACAATGTACGGATCGCGCTCGCCACGATCGCCTCGGTGCTCGGCATCGTCGCAATCAGCCGATAG
- a CDS encoding antibiotic biosynthesis monooxygenase family protein has product MSHMRPMDPNFPIERQVGIDAAPVVLVNVFTLDKADEDVFLDAWRDDAAFMKQQPGFISTQLHRAIGESPTYLNYAVWETMADFRAAFTHPEFRAKISHYPSSAVASPHLFQKVAVPGICVA; this is encoded by the coding sequence ATGTCTCACATGCGCCCAATGGACCCAAACTTTCCGATAGAGCGGCAAGTCGGCATCGATGCCGCCCCCGTCGTTCTTGTGAATGTCTTCACCCTCGACAAGGCGGACGAGGACGTCTTTCTCGATGCATGGCGCGACGATGCCGCGTTCATGAAGCAGCAGCCGGGCTTCATCTCGACCCAGCTTCACCGAGCGATCGGCGAAAGCCCAACCTATCTCAACTATGCGGTATGGGAGACGATGGCTGATTTCCGCGCTGCGTTCACGCATCCGGAATTCAGGGCAAAAATTTCGCACTATCCGTCCTCGGCCGTTGCCTCTCCGCACCTGTTCCAGAAGGTCGCAGTTCCCGGCATCTGCGTGGCGTGA
- a CDS encoding MarR family winged helix-turn-helix transcriptional regulator encodes MSDAKQTSVGSALTGLILELFKLHGRVLASGDRLVAPLGLTSARWQILGAIIAADRPQPVAWLARDMGANRQNIQRIVNDLEKEGLVTFETNPHHRRAQLVVLTDKGRQVFDAAMRLQAPWVNELAEGLRIEDIETMREVMLALRSKLERSGEAEEQD; translated from the coding sequence ATGAGTGACGCGAAACAAACCTCGGTCGGAAGCGCTTTGACCGGCCTGATTCTCGAGCTGTTCAAACTGCACGGCCGGGTGCTTGCATCCGGTGACAGGCTGGTGGCTCCCCTTGGCCTGACGAGTGCGAGGTGGCAGATTCTGGGCGCCATCATCGCAGCAGACCGGCCGCAGCCGGTTGCGTGGTTGGCACGCGACATGGGCGCCAATCGCCAGAACATCCAGCGCATCGTCAACGATCTGGAAAAGGAAGGTCTCGTTACCTTCGAGACCAATCCGCATCATCGGCGGGCGCAGCTGGTCGTGCTGACGGATAAGGGGAGGCAGGTTTTCGATGCCGCCATGCGGCTGCAGGCGCCGTGGGTCAACGAATTGGCGGAAGGGCTTCGGATCGAGGATATCGAAACGATGCGGGAGGTTATGCTGGCTCTGCGCAGCAAGCTGGAAAGAAGCGGAGAGGCGGAAGAACAGGACTGA
- a CDS encoding helix-turn-helix domain-containing protein — MVARKSLKGDYCPSARSLDVIGDWWSLLIVRDAFDGLTRFGEFQKSLGIAKNILTERLRTLVASGILELVPTSEGGSRMEYRLTAMGKDLFPVMVALRQFGERHLFAPAEEHSLLVDRTTGQPVKLDIRAQDGRSIGPDETVIVKVPEEN; from the coding sequence ATGGTCGCGCGGAAAAGCCTGAAAGGTGATTATTGCCCCAGCGCCCGCTCACTCGATGTGATCGGCGACTGGTGGTCGCTGCTGATCGTGCGCGATGCCTTCGACGGGCTGACGCGCTTTGGCGAGTTTCAAAAGAGCCTCGGCATCGCCAAGAACATTTTGACCGAACGCCTGCGCACGCTTGTGGCAAGCGGCATTCTGGAACTTGTGCCGACAAGCGAAGGCGGCTCGCGCATGGAATATCGGCTGACGGCGATGGGGAAGGACCTCTTCCCGGTCATGGTGGCGCTGCGCCAATTCGGCGAGCGCCACCTCTTTGCGCCGGCGGAAGAGCACTCGCTACTGGTGGACCGGACAACGGGTCAGCCGGTGAAGCTTGACATCCGGGCGCAGGACGGCCGGTCCATCGGCCCGGACGAGACGGTTATCGTGAAGGTGCCGGAGGAGAATTAG
- a CDS encoding MFS transporter: MTIDQDAPPAGSAKDAVRLHSTREGLPEGAGYSGAANSPLTRATIFLFAVASGLAVANAYFAHPLLDVMADDLNLSRTVAGLIVGATQLGYGLGLILLVPLGDLVDRRKLIIVQSLLSAAALVCVGFSTSAAMLLASMAAVGFLAVVTQALVAYAASLAHPAERGHIVGMVTSGIVLGILLARSVAGTLTDLSGWRTVYIVSAVLTLVIALLLWRTLPRQQRPKGSLSYFGLIRSLGTLLVEEPVLRIRAVIAMLIFANITTLLAPLVLPLTAPPYSLSHTEVGLFGLAGAAGALGAIRAGRWADRGHGQRTTGIALALMLFAWLPISMLDRSILWLIIGVLVIDFGLQATHVTNQGMIYRIRPDAQNRLTAAYMVFYSIGSALGSSTSTIIYAHAGWTGVCLSGAAISLATFLFWALTLRATPEAATQSVDRVCV; the protein is encoded by the coding sequence ATGACGATCGATCAGGACGCGCCGCCGGCCGGCAGCGCGAAGGATGCCGTGCGCCTTCATTCCACGCGAGAAGGTTTGCCTGAGGGGGCCGGATATTCCGGAGCGGCCAATTCGCCGTTGACGCGAGCGACGATTTTCCTCTTTGCCGTCGCAAGTGGCCTTGCCGTGGCGAATGCCTATTTCGCCCATCCGCTTCTCGATGTCATGGCCGATGATCTCAATCTGTCGCGCACGGTCGCAGGCCTGATTGTCGGCGCGACACAGCTCGGCTACGGGCTCGGTCTGATCCTGCTGGTGCCGCTCGGCGATCTGGTCGATCGGCGCAAGCTCATCATCGTGCAATCGCTGCTAAGCGCGGCTGCACTCGTCTGTGTCGGTTTTTCGACCAGTGCCGCCATGCTGCTTGCCTCCATGGCTGCCGTCGGTTTTCTGGCCGTGGTCACGCAGGCGCTCGTCGCCTATGCGGCGAGTCTCGCGCATCCCGCCGAGCGTGGCCATATCGTCGGCATGGTCACGAGCGGCATCGTGCTCGGTATTCTTCTGGCGCGCAGCGTTGCGGGAACGCTGACTGATCTCTCTGGCTGGCGAACGGTCTACATCGTCTCGGCCGTACTGACGCTGGTGATCGCGCTTCTTCTCTGGCGCACACTGCCGCGGCAGCAAAGACCCAAGGGTAGTCTCTCCTATTTCGGTCTCATCCGCTCGCTCGGCACCCTGCTTGTCGAAGAGCCTGTGCTGCGCATCCGCGCCGTGATCGCCATGCTGATCTTCGCCAATATCACCACGCTGCTCGCGCCGCTCGTGCTGCCGCTGACCGCCCCGCCTTACTCGCTGTCCCACACCGAAGTCGGCCTGTTCGGCCTTGCCGGTGCCGCCGGGGCACTGGGCGCCATCAGGGCAGGGCGCTGGGCCGACCGTGGTCATGGCCAGCGCACCACGGGGATCGCACTTGCCCTGATGTTGTTTGCCTGGCTACCGATCTCCATGCTGGATCGCTCGATCCTATGGCTGATCATCGGTGTCCTCGTCATCGATTTCGGCCTGCAGGCGACGCACGTCACCAATCAGGGCATGATCTATCGCATCAGGCCGGACGCGCAGAACAGGCTGACCGCCGCCTATATGGTCTTCTACTCGATCGGCAGCGCGCTGGGATCCTCGACATCGACGATCATATATGCCCATGCGGGTTGGACGGGTGTCTGCCTGTCCGGTGCGGCCATCAGCCTCGCGACATTCCTCTTCTGGGCGCTGACCTTGCGGGCAACGCCAGAGGCGGCGACGCAGAGCGTCGATCGGGTCTGCGTCTAG
- a CDS encoding LysR family transcriptional regulator translates to MDLLVAMRVYVRVLERGSMSAAARDLGMGQPAVSERIDRLEQYLGAKLLLRNTRKLSVTDVGAVFYERSKQVLDNADDALTIVNGDQSLRGTLRIAAPHGVGEVILPSILLQMRKRHPQLKIELILNDRTVDPVTEGVDISLRLGDLGEGSFIARKLGHVGRVLVASPAYLDEYGTPTKPDDLADHPFLRVAGLFNGGRLPLIDPDGQIELAVIDIVLSTSHWRPLHSLLLDGAGIGVLQEPVCAADLASGRLIRLLPDMTVPGFDLHALYPQIRPMPPRIQVVLSLLEEQLRLTSVWES, encoded by the coding sequence ATGGATCTGTTGGTGGCGATGCGCGTCTATGTCAGGGTGTTGGAAAGGGGCAGCATGTCGGCTGCTGCCCGCGATCTCGGCATGGGCCAGCCCGCCGTCAGCGAACGGATTGATCGGCTGGAGCAATATCTCGGAGCCAAGCTTCTGCTCAGAAACACCCGCAAGCTTTCCGTCACCGATGTCGGCGCGGTCTTCTATGAGCGCAGCAAGCAGGTGCTTGACAATGCCGACGATGCCCTGACCATCGTCAACGGCGATCAATCCTTGCGCGGCACGTTGAGGATCGCAGCACCGCATGGCGTCGGCGAGGTGATCCTGCCATCGATCCTTTTGCAGATGCGCAAGCGCCATCCGCAGTTGAAAATCGAGCTGATCCTCAACGACAGGACCGTCGATCCCGTGACGGAGGGTGTCGACATCTCGCTGCGTCTCGGCGATCTCGGCGAAGGCAGCTTCATTGCCCGCAAGCTCGGACATGTCGGCCGCGTGCTCGTGGCGTCACCGGCTTATCTCGACGAGTATGGGACGCCGACAAAGCCCGATGATCTTGCCGACCACCCATTCCTGCGGGTTGCCGGCCTTTTCAACGGCGGACGGCTTCCCTTGATCGACCCGGACGGCCAAATTGAACTTGCCGTCATCGACATTGTCCTCAGCACCAGCCATTGGCGGCCGCTGCACAGTCTTCTGCTCGATGGCGCCGGCATCGGCGTCTTGCAGGAGCCGGTCTGCGCTGCGGACCTGGCGAGCGGCAGGCTGATCCGCCTGCTGCCCGATATGACCGTACCCGGCTTCGATCTGCATGCGCTTTATCCGCAGATCAGGCCGATGCCGCCGCGCATTCAGGTGGTGCTCTCCCTCTTGGAGGAGCAATTGAGACTGACATCTGTATGGGAAAGCTAG
- the attM gene encoding N-acyl homoserine lactonase AttM, with product MSDIRLYMFQSGTQRCKAHDIRMNQGGDADIEIPVPWFLLTHPKGNVVIDGGLAVEGLSDPRGYWGDVIDSYQPVMTEEQGCVAQLAGLGISREDIRFVVLSHLHSDHSGAVGRFPDATHIVQRREYEYAFAPDWFAAGAYLRRDFDRPGVKWHFLEGAATDGYDLYGDGVLRMIFTPGHSVGHQSFLVQLPNAGAILLAIDAAYTLDHWNEKALPGFMSSAVDTVRSVGKLRALAEQTGAMVVTGHDLEAWPGFKQVPAYYD from the coding sequence ATGAGCGATATCAGGCTTTACATGTTTCAATCGGGCACGCAGCGATGCAAGGCTCACGACATCAGGATGAACCAGGGCGGCGACGCCGATATTGAAATCCCGGTGCCCTGGTTTCTACTCACCCACCCGAAGGGCAATGTCGTCATCGATGGTGGGCTGGCGGTGGAGGGCCTTTCCGATCCGCGGGGCTATTGGGGCGATGTGATCGATAGCTATCAGCCTGTGATGACTGAGGAGCAAGGATGCGTCGCGCAGCTGGCAGGGCTTGGCATATCCCGTGAAGATATCCGCTTCGTCGTGCTGTCCCATCTGCATTCCGACCATAGCGGCGCTGTCGGTCGTTTCCCCGACGCGACCCACATCGTCCAACGCCGCGAATATGAATATGCCTTCGCGCCCGATTGGTTCGCCGCAGGCGCCTATCTCCGGAGGGATTTCGACCGTCCCGGCGTGAAGTGGCACTTCCTGGAGGGCGCCGCTACCGATGGCTACGATCTCTATGGCGACGGCGTGCTGCGGATGATCTTCACGCCGGGCCATAGCGTCGGCCACCAATCCTTTCTCGTGCAGCTGCCGAATGCGGGCGCGATATTGCTGGCCATCGATGCCGCCTATACCCTTGATCACTGGAACGAAAAGGCGCTTCCCGGCTTCATGTCGTCCGCCGTCGACACGGTGCGATCCGTCGGCAAGCTGCGTGCACTTGCCGAGCAGACCGGCGCGATGGTGGTCACCGGGCATGACCTCGAGGCATGGCCGGGGTTCAAGCAGGTCCCGGCCTATTATGATTGA
- a CDS encoding NmrA family NAD(P)-binding protein, translated as MSMIDQSKPILVYLAAGVQGSAVVHAALRRGFKVRALVRDRGRAAAVLPPGVELAEGDLRDAASLLAASAGVAHAVLQIPIGSQADMRIQTENAVSASLASGMNSVVLKLASASRPAPCEEPSFVANAMIEDVVRASGLPFAIVRPTMYLDNLLKPSARKDIVGYGIFAPPIAEAQRIAWTSVDDCARAAVTLLERGISSGDHRIAGPESVDGNQLVTRIDAGLGRRIAYRQQPLDEFERDVDAAMGPGTGRRVASKFRYFASHPEDADAMLATPFEPQAGLEDFQPTGIEEWARQHRAQFFDAQQVPSGGQG; from the coding sequence ATGTCCATGATTGATCAATCCAAGCCCATTCTCGTCTATCTCGCCGCCGGCGTTCAAGGTAGCGCCGTCGTCCACGCCGCGCTTCGACGCGGCTTCAAGGTTCGTGCCCTTGTCCGCGACCGAGGGCGCGCCGCCGCAGTCCTGCCCCCTGGTGTCGAGCTTGCCGAAGGGGATCTTCGCGACGCAGCCTCGCTTCTTGCCGCCAGCGCCGGTGTCGCCCATGCCGTGCTGCAGATCCCGATCGGGTCTCAGGCGGATATGCGTATCCAGACAGAGAATGCGGTATCGGCTTCGCTTGCCAGCGGTATGAACTCCGTCGTCCTGAAGCTCGCAAGCGCCAGCCGACCGGCGCCGTGCGAAGAACCGAGCTTCGTCGCCAACGCCATGATCGAAGACGTCGTTCGTGCATCCGGGCTACCGTTCGCCATCGTCCGCCCGACCATGTATCTCGATAATCTGCTAAAGCCATCGGCACGCAAGGACATTGTAGGGTATGGCATATTCGCGCCACCCATTGCCGAAGCCCAGCGTATCGCCTGGACTTCAGTCGATGATTGCGCTCGCGCCGCTGTTACTCTTCTGGAACGTGGCATTTCATCCGGCGATCATCGCATCGCCGGGCCGGAGAGCGTTGATGGAAACCAGCTTGTCACGCGCATCGACGCGGGGCTTGGTCGCCGGATTGCCTATCGTCAACAGCCGCTCGACGAATTCGAGCGGGATGTCGATGCGGCGATGGGGCCGGGAACCGGACGCCGCGTTGCCTCGAAATTCCGCTACTTCGCATCGCATCCGGAAGATGCGGATGCGATGCTGGCCACGCCCTTCGAGCCGCAAGCCGGCCTTGAGGACTTTCAGCCGACTGGCATCGAAGAATGGGCTCGTCAGCACCGGGCGCAGTTCTTCGATGCGCAACAAGTGCCATCAGGCGGCCAAGGCTGA
- a CDS encoding helix-turn-helix transcriptional regulator: protein MTDLIETENVLGTYLRDRRAKLEPSALGFAGERRRTPGLRREEVAQRANISPTWYTWLEQGRGGAPSADVLDRIARALMLTEVEREHLFLLGLGRPPEARYRKNDGVTPRLQRVLDALEPSPALIRTATWDVIAWNRAAPVMLIDYGSLPPEERNILRYIFLDPRARAVQYDWESVARFALGAFRVDAARAGASSEIEPFVAELCRISPEFRAMWRENDVPGTHTEAIKHIRHPILGPLAFEYSAFSVDGRTDLSMIVYNPATPDDAERIRSLLPQS, encoded by the coding sequence ATGACCGATCTCATCGAAACCGAAAACGTGCTCGGAACCTATCTCAGGGACCGTCGCGCAAAACTCGAGCCATCCGCGCTCGGATTTGCCGGCGAGCGGCGGCGCACGCCCGGGCTTCGGCGCGAGGAAGTGGCACAGCGCGCCAATATCAGCCCGACATGGTACACATGGCTGGAACAGGGGCGCGGCGGCGCGCCCTCCGCCGATGTGCTGGACCGGATCGCCCGCGCTCTGATGCTGACGGAAGTGGAGCGCGAGCACCTGTTCCTGCTCGGCCTTGGCCGGCCGCCGGAAGCACGTTACCGCAAGAATGATGGCGTGACGCCACGCTTGCAGCGCGTGCTCGATGCGCTGGAGCCGAGCCCCGCACTCATCCGGACCGCCACCTGGGACGTCATCGCGTGGAACCGAGCAGCACCCGTGATGCTGATCGACTACGGATCATTGCCGCCGGAAGAGCGCAACATCCTGCGCTATATCTTTCTCGATCCGCGCGCCCGCGCCGTGCAATATGACTGGGAAAGCGTCGCCCGTTTCGCCCTGGGCGCTTTCCGCGTCGATGCGGCTCGCGCAGGCGCATCAAGCGAGATCGAGCCTTTCGTGGCGGAACTTTGCCGCATCAGCCCGGAATTCAGGGCCATGTGGCGCGAAAACGACGTTCCCGGCACCCATACCGAGGCCATCAAGCATATACGGCATCCCATCCTCGGCCCGCTCGCCTTCGAATATTCTGCCTTTTCGGTCGATGGCCGCACGGATCTCAGCATGATCGTCTACAACCCGGCAACGCCTGATGATGCCGAGCGGATCAGATCGCTGCTGCCGCAATCTTAA
- a CDS encoding SDR family oxidoreductase, with product MRIFVTGATGNIGSHVVRELIGAGHQVLGLSRSKEKAVALAAAGAEVLHGTIEDMGILKSGASQSDGVIHLAFNHDFSRFVQNCEDDRRVIATLASALAGSARPLVITSGTPIANTIPGEPAREDNPIVGSDKHPRAATEEAGILASEIGVNVSVVRLPQVHDPVSQGLITPLIEIFRQKGVCAYIEDGRNRWPAAHFTDVARLYRLVVERAEPNAKYHAVAEEGVAMRDIAEVIGRRLNLPVKSVGKEEAQEYFDWLSMFATRDMLASSAKTRQKLGWEPTGPTLLEDLAELQVLAA from the coding sequence ATGCGTATATTCGTTACCGGTGCGACCGGAAATATCGGCTCGCATGTCGTCAGGGAGTTGATCGGCGCCGGCCATCAGGTGCTCGGCCTTTCGCGCTCGAAAGAAAAGGCGGTAGCACTTGCCGCTGCCGGCGCCGAAGTCCTTCATGGCACGATCGAGGATATGGGCATCCTGAAAAGCGGCGCCTCGCAGTCGGACGGCGTCATTCACCTTGCCTTCAACCACGACTTCTCGAGATTCGTCCAGAATTGCGAGGATGACCGCCGCGTCATTGCAACGCTCGCCTCGGCGCTGGCCGGCTCTGCCCGTCCGCTGGTCATTACGTCGGGCACGCCGATCGCCAACACGATCCCCGGCGAGCCCGCCCGCGAAGACAATCCGATCGTCGGCTCCGACAAGCATCCCCGAGCGGCCACCGAGGAAGCTGGGATCTTGGCGAGCGAGATCGGCGTCAACGTCTCGGTCGTGCGGCTGCCGCAGGTGCATGATCCGGTCAGTCAGGGGCTCATTACGCCCTTGATCGAGATATTCAGGCAGAAGGGCGTCTGCGCTTACATCGAGGATGGGCGCAATCGCTGGCCGGCAGCGCATTTTACCGACGTCGCTCGCCTCTATCGCCTCGTTGTCGAGCGCGCCGAGCCGAACGCTAAATACCATGCGGTTGCCGAGGAAGGCGTCGCGATGCGCGATATCGCCGAAGTCATCGGCCGCCGTCTGAACCTACCGGTGAAATCCGTCGGCAAGGAAGAGGCTCAGGAATATTTCGATTGGCTCTCCATGTTCGCCACGCGCGACATGCTGGCCTCCAGCGCCAAAACGCGGCAGAAGCTAGGTTGGGAGCCCACGGGTCCGACACTGCTCGAGGACCTTGCCGAGCTGCAGGTTTTAGCTGCGTGA
- a CDS encoding TetR/AcrR family transcriptional regulator: MSNRIKLRDRKKEMTRQAISEVATRLFVEHGFDHVSVADIAYEAEVARKTVFNYFRRKEDLVFDREDEVRELVRKAIADRGRQPPVHAFQTLMRELLEAQHPLFRITERPIAFWRMVAESPALTAHACGLQVSLAGDLSGMLSDAVGRPASDPEARLAGTMLMATLVTAYGEALRAFRENRKPEAALSSVLDRGFAGVDAALAGTPYV; encoded by the coding sequence ATGTCAAACCGAATCAAACTCCGGGACCGCAAGAAGGAGATGACGCGTCAGGCGATCTCGGAGGTCGCAACGCGCCTGTTCGTCGAACATGGCTTCGATCATGTCTCCGTCGCCGATATCGCCTATGAGGCTGAAGTCGCCAGAAAGACGGTGTTCAACTATTTTCGCCGCAAGGAGGATCTGGTCTTCGATCGCGAGGATGAGGTGCGGGAGCTGGTGCGGAAAGCAATTGCCGATCGCGGCCGGCAGCCGCCGGTCCATGCCTTCCAGACGCTGATGCGGGAACTTTTGGAAGCACAGCATCCCTTGTTCAGGATCACGGAGCGGCCGATCGCGTTCTGGCGCATGGTCGCGGAAAGCCCGGCGCTGACGGCGCATGCGTGCGGACTGCAGGTGAGCCTTGCCGGTGATCTCTCGGGAATGCTGTCCGATGCCGTGGGCCGGCCCGCTTCCGATCCCGAAGCGCGGCTCGCCGGCACCATGCTGATGGCGACACTGGTGACCGCCTATGGCGAGGCGCTACGCGCCTTTCGCGAAAACCGAAAGCCCGAGGCGGCGCTGTCGAGCGTTCTGGACCGAGGCTTTGCGGGCGTCGACGCGGCACTTGCCGGGACGCCGTACGTCTGA
- a CDS encoding FAD-dependent monooxygenase, whose amino-acid sequence MRSSVLIYDVLIAGGGPVGLFLACELRLAGLSVLVLEQSEDPHSPLKRLPFGMRGLSAPTIEAFYRRGLLNDVAAPKPAKDGSGDRAASAAHWMHQSRHPGGHFAGIQFFHDKIDASKWPYRLPSPAGRSMMVEMEGLEAILAARAQAMGAEIRRGFGVESFEQSDEGVSVCAGGETFCGRWLVGCDGGRSTVRKAGGFEFVGTDPEFTGYSAEIEMADPDKLRSGRHYTATGMYTYSPSGTVAMVDFDGGAFHRTQPITREHVQAVLRRISGTDVTVTALKLVTTWTDRAYQATAYKRGRVLLAGDAAHIHSPLGGQGLNLGLGDAMNLGWKLAATIRGAAPEGLLDTYFRERHPVGAQVLDWSRAQVALMRPSPSSRALKAVIRDLIDTRDGATYFAERVWGVSLRYDLGDANPFVGRSAPDFELVDGTRLGDHLRTGKGLLLDFDARASLEALAGCWGDRITYVVSAAKDRLGLSALLVRPDGVVAWVGDAELDFEAAAEAASRWFGEAERISGTRVTLSSALLDNASNP is encoded by the coding sequence TTGAGGAGTTCTGTCTTGATTTATGATGTTCTGATCGCCGGCGGCGGACCCGTCGGCTTGTTTCTCGCGTGTGAGCTGCGTCTCGCCGGCCTTTCCGTATTGGTGCTGGAGCAGTCCGAGGATCCGCACTCGCCCCTGAAGCGCCTTCCATTCGGCATGCGCGGCCTTTCCGCCCCAACCATCGAAGCCTTCTATCGTCGCGGCCTGCTGAATGATGTCGCTGCGCCCAAACCTGCGAAGGACGGTTCGGGCGATCGCGCCGCATCGGCTGCACACTGGATGCATCAGTCGCGCCACCCGGGCGGCCATTTCGCCGGCATCCAGTTCTTCCACGACAAGATTGATGCTTCGAAGTGGCCCTATCGTCTGCCGAGCCCGGCCGGTAGGAGCATGATGGTCGAGATGGAGGGCCTCGAAGCCATCCTGGCTGCTCGCGCTCAGGCGATGGGGGCCGAGATCAGGCGCGGCTTCGGCGTCGAGAGCTTCGAGCAGTCGGATGAAGGTGTCAGCGTCTGCGCCGGAGGCGAGACCTTTTGCGGGCGCTGGCTCGTCGGCTGCGATGGCGGCCGCAGCACCGTCCGCAAGGCCGGCGGTTTCGAATTCGTCGGCACCGATCCTGAATTCACCGGCTATTCCGCCGAAATCGAGATGGCGGACCCGGACAAGCTTCGTTCCGGTCGCCATTACACGGCAACCGGCATGTACACCTATTCGCCGTCGGGGACGGTCGCGATGGTCGATTTCGATGGCGGCGCTTTCCACCGGACCCAGCCAATCACGCGCGAGCATGTGCAGGCCGTACTGCGCCGCATCTCCGGCACCGACGTTACCGTGACGGCGCTCAAGCTTGTCACCACATGGACGGATCGTGCTTACCAGGCGACAGCCTATAAAAGAGGACGCGTTTTGCTTGCCGGCGATGCCGCTCACATCCATTCCCCCTTGGGCGGCCAAGGTCTCAATCTTGGCCTGGGCGACGCGATGAATCTCGGATGGAAGCTTGCCGCTACCATCCGCGGCGCGGCGCCGGAGGGCCTGCTCGATACCTATTTCCGTGAACGGCATCCGGTCGGCGCACAGGTGCTCGACTGGTCGCGCGCCCAGGTCGCGCTCATGCGACCGAGCCCGAGCTCACGCGCACTCAAAGCCGTCATCCGCGATCTGATCGACACGCGCGACGGCGCCACCTATTTCGCCGAGCGCGTCTGGGGCGTCTCTCTCCGCTACGATCTTGGCGACGCCAATCCGTTCGTGGGTCGGAGCGCGCCTGATTTCGAGCTCGTCGATGGAACGAGACTTGGCGATCACCTCAGAACAGGCAAGGGCTTGTTGCTGGATTTCGATGCCCGGGCATCACTTGAAGCGCTTGCAGGCTGCTGGGGTGACCGGATCACTTATGTCGTGAGCGCCGCAAAGGATCGGCTGGGCTTGAGCGCCTTGCTCGTGCGGCCCGATGGTGTGGTTGCCTGGGTCGGTGACGCTGAACTAGACTTTGAAGCCGCTGCCGAGGCTGCATCTCGCTGGTTCGGCGAAGCGGAGCGGATTAGCGGCACTCGGGTTACCCTTTCATCAGCACTCCTTGACAACGCCAGCAATCCATAA